In one window of Brassica rapa cultivar Chiifu-401-42 chromosome A07, CAAS_Brap_v3.01, whole genome shotgun sequence DNA:
- the LOC103830492 gene encoding uncharacterized protein LOC103830492, with the protein MSGAQGAEPMGSKTATTYESVEGGQNKTKLDIRSKEDEGGIQVDKHQEKVTDAAGLGGPVFGAGKDDKKQDLGVTGTG; encoded by the coding sequence ATGTCTGGAGCGCAAGGAGCAGAGCCGATGGGATCAAAGACGGCGACGACGTACGAGTCGGTGGAAGGAGGACAGAACAAGACAAAGCTTGATATAAGGTCAAAGGAAGACGAAGGTGGAATTCAAGTTGATAAGCACCAAGAGAAGGTCACCGATGCTGCTGGTCTAGGCGGACCTGTCTTTGGCGCTGGTAAAGACGACAAGAAGCAGGATCTTGGTGTTACCGGCACTGGCTAG
- the LOC103830493 gene encoding thiosulfate/3-mercaptopyruvate sulfurtransferase 1, mitochondrial isoform X1, with protein sequence MASTLFSRTFLAATHRLITPSLLPQKPLHLASFLTRRGFFSQLGSYSTAYRSARAMASAGIGARAGYSTSSSVATNEPVVSVDWLHSNLREPDLKVLDASWYMPDEQRNPIQEYQVAHIPGALFFDLDGISDRSTSLPHMLPSEEAFAAGCSALGIENKDGVVVYDAKGVFSAARVWWMFRVFGHDKVWVLDGGLPRWRASGYDVESSASGDAILKASAASEAIEKIYQGHSVSPITFQTKFQPHLVWTLDQVKNNMEDQTYQHVDARSKARFDGTAPEPRKGIRSGHIPGSKCVPYPQLFDSASQTLLPAEDLKKRFEQEEISLDKPILASCGTGVTACILAMGLHRVGKTDVPVYDGSWTEWATQPDLPMEGEDSSS encoded by the exons ATGGCTTCGACTCTTTTCTCCAGAACTTTTCTAGCTGCAACCCACCGCTTGATCACTCCTTCTCTTCTCCCTCAAAAGCCCCTTCATCTCGCCTCCTTTCTTACT AGGAGAGGGTTCTTCTCTCAGTTAGGCTCTTACTCTACAGCTTATAGATCAGCTCGAGCTATGGCTTCTGCTGGAATTGGGGCAAGAGCAGGCTACTCGACTTCATCATCTGTAGCAACTAATGAGCCTGTTGTTTCTGTTGATTGGCTTCATTCTAATCTTAGAGAGCCTGATTTGAAG GTTTTGGATGCGTCATGGTACATGCCAGATGAGCAGAGGAATCCCATCCAAGAATATCAG GTTGCTCATATTCCTGGTGCTCTCTTCTTTGATTTGGATGGAATATCAGATCGATCAACAAGT TTGCCACATATGTTGCCGTCTGAGGAAGCTTTTGCTGCTGGTTGCTCTGCTCTTGGAATTGAGAACAAGGATGGAGTGGTTGTTTATGATGCAAAGGGTGTCTTTAGTGCAGCTCGTGTATGGTG GATGTTCCGAGTTTTTGGACATGACAAAGTGTGGGTGCTCGATGGAGGACTACCGAGATGGCGTGCTTCAGGATATGATGTTGAATCTAGTGCATCAGGTGATGCTATTTTGAAAGCCAGTGCTGCAAGTGAGGCTATTGAGAAAATCTATCAAGGACATTCC GTGAGTCCAATAACCTTTCAGACCAAGTTCCAGCCACATCTAGTGTGGACACTTGATCAG GTGAAGAACAATATGGAGGATCAAACATATCAACACGTAGACGCACGTTCCAAAGCCAG GTTTGATGGTACAGCTCCAGAACCCCGTAAGGGAATAAGAAGTGGTCATATCCCTGGAAGCAAGTGTGTCCCTTATCCTCAG TTGTTTGATTCTGCTTCTCAAACACTGTTACCAGCAGAAGACCTGAAGAAACGGTTTGAACAAGAAG AGATCTCATTGGACAAGCCTATTCTGGCCTCGTGTGGCACTGGTGTAACAGCTTGCATCCTGGCAATG GGGCTTCACCGAGTGGGAAAAACTGATGTGCCAGTCTACGATGGCTCGTGGACTGAATGGGCAACACAACCAGACTTGCCTATGGAAGGGGAAGATTCTTCTTCATGA
- the LOC103830493 gene encoding thiosulfate/3-mercaptopyruvate sulfurtransferase 1, mitochondrial isoform X2 — MRHGTCQMSRGIPSKNIRLLIFLVLSSLIWMEYQIDQQVCHICCRLRKLLLLVALLLELRTRMEWLFMMQRVSLVQLVYGGEMFRVFGHDKVWVLDGGLPRWRASGYDVESSASGDAILKASAASEAIEKIYQGHSVSPITFQTKFQPHLVWTLDQVKNNMEDQTYQHVDARSKARFDGTAPEPRKGIRSGHIPGSKCVPYPQLFDSASQTLLPAEDLKKRFEQEEISLDKPILASCGTGVTACILAMGLHRVGKTDVPVYDGSWTEWATQPDLPMEGEDSSS; from the exons ATGCGTCATGGTACATGCCAGATGAGCAGAGGAATCCCATCCAAGAATATCAG GTTGCTCATATTCCTGGTGCTCTCTTCTTTGATTTGGATGGAATATCAGATCGATCAACAAGT TTGCCACATATGTTGCCGTCTGAGGAAGCTTTTGCTGCTGGTTGCTCTGCTCTTGGAATTGAGAACAAGGATGGAGTGGTTGTTTATGATGCAAAGGGTGTCTTTAGTGCAGCTCGTGTATGGTGGTGA GATGTTCCGAGTTTTTGGACATGACAAAGTGTGGGTGCTCGATGGAGGACTACCGAGATGGCGTGCTTCAGGATATGATGTTGAATCTAGTGCATCAGGTGATGCTATTTTGAAAGCCAGTGCTGCAAGTGAGGCTATTGAGAAAATCTATCAAGGACATTCC GTGAGTCCAATAACCTTTCAGACCAAGTTCCAGCCACATCTAGTGTGGACACTTGATCAG GTGAAGAACAATATGGAGGATCAAACATATCAACACGTAGACGCACGTTCCAAAGCCAG GTTTGATGGTACAGCTCCAGAACCCCGTAAGGGAATAAGAAGTGGTCATATCCCTGGAAGCAAGTGTGTCCCTTATCCTCAG TTGTTTGATTCTGCTTCTCAAACACTGTTACCAGCAGAAGACCTGAAGAAACGGTTTGAACAAGAAG AGATCTCATTGGACAAGCCTATTCTGGCCTCGTGTGGCACTGGTGTAACAGCTTGCATCCTGGCAATG GGGCTTCACCGAGTGGGAAAAACTGATGTGCCAGTCTACGATGGCTCGTGGACTGAATGGGCAACACAACCAGACTTGCCTATGGAAGGGGAAGATTCTTCTTCATGA
- the LOC103830494 gene encoding proteasome subunit alpha type-2-A has translation MGDSQYSFSLTTFSPSGKLVQIEHALTAVGSGQTSLGIKASNGVVIATEKKLPSILVDEESVQKIQHLTPNIGVVYSGMGPDFRVLVRKSRKQAEQYNRLYKEPIPVTQLVRETATVMQEFTQSGGVRPFGVSLLVAGYDDKGPQLYQVDPSGSYFSWKASAMGKNVSNAKTFLEKRYTEDMELDDAIHTAILTLKEGFEGEISSKNIEIGKIGADKVFRVLTPAEIDDYLAEVE, from the exons ATGGGAGACAGTCAGTACTCGTTTTCTCTCACTACCTTCAG TCCATCAGGGAAGCTGGTTCAGATAGAGCATGCTCTAACAGCTGTTGGATCAGGCCAGACATCTTTGGGAATCAAAG CTTCAAACGGAGTTGTCATTGCAACAGAAAAGAAACTTCCTTCTATTCTGGTTGATGAAGAATCT GTTCAGAAGATTCAGCATTTGACTCCCAACATTGGAGTTGTTTACAg TGGTATGGGTCCTGATTTTCGAGTTCTTGTACGAAAGAGTAGGAAGCAGGCTGAGCAATATAACCGTCTGTACAAA GAACCCATCCCCGTTACTCAACTTGTAAGAGAAACTGCAACGGTGATGCAAGAGTTCACTCAATCAGG TGGTGTTAGGCCGTTTGGAGTTTCTCTACTAGTGGCTGGGTATGATGACAAAGGTCCACAGCTCTATCAG GTGGATCCGTCTGGCTCTTATTTCTCATGGAAAGCTTCTGCCATGGGAAAGAATGTTTCAAATGCAAAGACATTTCTTGAGAAGAg GTACACTGAAGATATGGAACTTGATGATGCCATTCACACTGCCATTTTAACTTTGAAGGAAGG TTTCGAGGGAGAAATCTCTAGCAAAAACATTGAGATTGGCAAGATTGGTGCTGACAAAGTTTTCAG GGTACTAACACCTGCAGAGATCGACGATTACTTGGCTGAAGTAGAGTAA
- the LOC103830495 gene encoding transcription factor MYB63, translated as MGKGRAPCCDKTKVKRGPWSPEEDLKLISFIQKFGHENWRSLPKQSGLLRCGKSCRLRWINYLRPDVKRGNFTAEEEETIIKLHQNYGNKWSRIASQLPGRTDNEIKNVWHTRLKKILVQSSATSPCSSNSVSCGKEDKSQAEGCLNTKTSQDFTTSVSSGGSYNSNQEDDPKIGLLFKYSAFNDIIQEVDKPDLEIPFDSDPDIWSFLDSSNSLQQSGANEFRAEEESDEDEVKKWFKHMESELELEEADNEHHKPGTQESSSSCS; from the exons aTGGGGAAGGGAAGAGCACCTTGTTGTGACAAGACCAAAGTGAAGAGAGGTCCATGGAGCCCTGAAGAAGACTTGAAACTCATCTCTTTCATTCAAAAGTTTGGTCATGAGAACTGGAGATCTCTTCCCAAACAATCTG GTCTACTAAGATGTGGAAAGAGTTGTCGTCTAAGGTGGATCAACTACCTTCGACCAGATGTGAAGCGAGGTAACTTCACTGCAGAGGAGGAAGAAACAATCATAAAGCTTCACCAGAACTATGGAAACAA GTGGTCAAGAATCGCTTCTCAACTTCCAGGAAGAACAGATAATGAGATCAAGAATGTGTGGCATACTCGTCTAAAGAAAATACTTGTTCAGAGCTCAGCAACCTCGCCTTGTTCAAGTAATTCTGTTTCTTGTGGGAAAGAAGATAAGTCTCAAGCAGAAGGTTGTTTGAACACAAAGACCTCTCAAGACTTTACTACTTCAGTGTCTTCTGGTGGTTCCTACAACTCAAACCAGGAAGATGATCCAAAGATAGGCCTCTTGTTTAAGTATAGCGCGTTTAATGACATTATTCAAGAGGTAGACAAACCAGATCTAGAGATTCCTTTTGACTCAGATCCTGACATATGGAGTTTCTTAGATAGTTCAAACTCACTTCAACAATCTGGTGCAAATGAGTTCAGAGCAGAAGAAGAGTCTGATGAAGATGAAGTCAAGAAATGGTTCAAGCACATGGAAAGCGAACTAGAGTTAGAAGAAGCTGATAATGAACACCATAAACCTGGAACAcaagaatcatcatcatcatgctCATGA
- the LOC103830497 gene encoding protein PAT1 homolog, which translates to MDAFGMGGSSMNQAPGPDDLKKAVDNPTGDSVFDASQYAFFGNDVVEEVELGGLEEEDEILSFNGIGDGFSFDKEEVGDSRPLSDVDDLATTFSKLNRDPDVYRNMGPITDRRSSQNSLVPEWTQREKLPDWHGSDAIKDDKAWSATPYPEPQRQLHQNLNQQQFPSEPIIVPKSSFVSYPPQGSISPDQRLGHPNLPYHSGGPQMGSPNFSQFPTLPPQLAGMHHGSPQRTGNMPQFRPALPPNNRPPAQWMNRQNVHPGDNSGIMNNAMLQQLPHQNGLMPPQMQGSQNRLQHPMQPPLGHMPGMQPQLFSPHLSRSSSSASYDGMLGFVDPRESRPGSAQGNRPNMRFHQQGFDGGVQRKYSGLPPYRSKYMTAGEIENILRTQLVATHSNDPYVDDYYHQACLAKKSAGAKLKHHFCPNHLRDLLHPRARTNNEPHAFLQVDAHSLGRVPFSSIRRPRPLLEVDPPNSTKSDNAEHRATDKPLDEEPLLAARVYIEDGHNLLLDVDDIDRFLELTQLQDGGIQLKQKRQALLETLAVSLQLVDPLAKNGQSRSQDDLIFQSIISLPKGRKLLIRYLQLIFPGSDLMRIVCMAIFRHLRSLFGVLSSDPDITKTTNKLANVVNSCIHKMDLGPISACLAAVSCSSEQPPLRPLGSPVGDGASTVLKSTLDRASELLRANNFNNAGMALWRASFNEFFNLLMRYCISKYDGIMQTLNSQLPPEFASEISDAAAQAIVREMPIELLRSSFPHIDEQQKRLLMEFLKRSMLGSQKTEPVLG; encoded by the exons ATGGATGCTTTTGGTATGGGGGGAAGCAGTATGAATCAAGCTCCTGGACCCGATGATCTTAAGAAAGCTGTAGACAATCCTACAG GTGATTCAGTGTTCGATGCATCTCAGTATGCGTTTTTTGGGAACGATGTGGTGGAGGAGGTTGAGCTTGGTGGATTGGAAGAGGAAGATGAGATTTTGTCTTTCAATGGGATAGGGGATGGCTTCTCTTTTGATAAGGAAGAG GTTGGGGATTCTAGGCCTTTGTCTGACGTTGATGATCTTGCTACTACTTTTTCAAAG TTGAATAGGGATCCTGATGTGTATAGAAACATGGGACCAATCACTGATAGGCGATCGAGCCAGA ATTCTTTAGTACCTGAGTGGACTCAGAGGGAGAAGTTACCTGATTGGCATGGCTCTGATGCTATCAAAGATGACAAGGCGTGGTCGGCAACACCGTATCCTGAACCACAACGTCAGCTGCATCAAAACCTCAATCAACAACAGTTTCCCAGTGAGCCGATCATTGTCCCGAAGTCATCTTTTGTTTCATATCCTCCTCAAGGCAGCATATCACCAGATCAGCGCTTAGGACACCCAAATTTACCATATCATTCTGGTGGGCCTCAAATGGGATCGCCAAACTTCTCTCAGTTCCCTACTTTGCCGCCTCAGTTGGCTGGCATGCATCATGGGTCTCCCCAGCGCACTGGGAACATGCCTCAGTTTCGTCCTGCTCTTCCTCCGAATAATCGCCCTCCCGCTCAATGGATGAATCGTCAAAATGTGCATCCTGGTGATAATTCAGGGATCATGAATAACGCGATGCTACAACAGCTGCCTCATCAAAACGGTTTGATGCCCCCTCAGATGCAGGGATCTCAGAATAGGTTACAACATCCAATGCAGCCTCCTCTCGGTCATATGCCAGGAATGCAGCCTCAGTTATTCAGTCCCCACCTTTCTCGATCATCATCTTCCGCAAGTTATGATGGAATGCTTGGCTTTGTTGATCCTAGGGAATCAAGACCAGGGTCGGCTCAAGGCAACAGACCGAACATGCGTTTTCATCAACAAGGCTTTGATGGTGGTGTTCAGAGGAAatatagtgggttgcctccttACCGGTCTAAATACATGACAGCAGGGGAGATAGAGAATATTCTGAGAACGCAGCTTGTTGCTACACACAGCAATGATCCTTACGTTGATGATTACTACCATCAAGCCTGTCTTGCTAAGAAATCTGCAGGTGCGAAACTGAAACATCATTTCTGTCCAAACCACTTGAGGGACCTACTACATCCACGGGCACGTACAAACAATGAGCCCCATGCGTTTCTTCAAGTTGATGCTCATAGTCTTGGTAGAGTTCCTTTCTCTTCAATCCGCAGGCCTCGTCCCCTTCTTGAAGTGGATCCTCCAAATTCAACCAAGTCTGACAATGCAGAGCACAGGGCTACCGATAAGCCCCTTGATGAGGAACCCTTGCTCGCAGCTAGAGTGTACATTGAGGATGGTCATAATCTCCTCCTTGATGTTGACGACATAGATCGTTTCTTAGAGCTTACCCAACTCCAGGATGGAGGAATCCAGTTGAAACAGAAACGGCAAGCTTTGTTGGAAACCCTTGCGGTTTCACTGCAGCTCGTTGATCCCCTTGCCAAGAATGGGCAAAGCCGGTCCCAGGATGATTTAATCTTTCAAAGTATCATCTCTCTTCCAAAGGGTCGGAAACTACTTATCAGGTATCTTCAGCTTATTTTCCCTGGCAGCGACCTTATGCGTATAGTCTGCATGGCCATTTTCCGTCATCTGAGATCACTGTTTGGAGTCCTCTCATCCGATCCTGATATCACCAAAACCACAAACAAGCTTGCCAACGTTGTGAACTCGTGCATTCACAAGATGGACTTAGGACCCATAAGCGCCTGTCTAGCAGCTGTTTCCTGTTCTTCCGAGCAGCCACCGCTCCGTCCTTTAGGCAGCCCTGTTGGAGACGGAGCTTCCACGGTACTGAAATCTACACTCGACAGGGCTTCTGAGCTTCTCCGGGCTAATAACTTCAACAATGCGGGCATGGCTCTATGGCGTGCTTCCTTCAATGAGTTCTTCAACCTTCTGATGAGGTACTGCATCAGCAAGTACGACGGTATCATGCAGACTCTGAACTCGCAGTTGCCACCAGAGTTTGCTAGTGAGATATCTGATGCAGCTGCGCAAGCCATTGTCCGTGAAATGCCCATTGAGCTTCTACGTTCGAGTTTCCCACATATCGATGAGCAGCAAAAGAGATTGCTAATGGAGTTTTTGAAACGATCCATGCTTGGAAGCCAGAAAACCGAGCCAGTCTTGGGCTGA